One Geitlerinema sp. PCC 9228 genomic window, GAACGGTAGACATCCAACGCTGAATCAGTAAACTGCAAGCGAATAGTCGCTGCTTGGAAGGCTAGAAACAAACCGAACAAACCAACCGCAGAAGCGATCGCAATTTGCCACCAAACCAAAGCCACAGCAATGACGACCAAAGCCAAGGGCAATTTGTAGCTGGGTCGTAGTTCTACCGTAGAAGCAGATGAATTCATAGAGGACGCAGTAGCCACAATAACTCCCTCCCATTTGCTAAACACCAATACTTGACACTCCGCACTGTAACCAGACGCGGATTCTTCCTTCAACGACTCGTCTTGCGGAAACAGGCTTTCGCCAGCTACCGTAGCGGACCAATCTCCGGAAGCATTTCCTGTCTCACCGACAGAAGTTTCGGTGTGCCCCACCGTACTTAAAACAAGTTCCCAAATTTTATGTGCCGCATTTTCCTCTCGATCCAACCGACACCCACACTGACAAATATAGATTCGTGTGGAAAGCA contains:
- a CDS encoding DUF3119 family protein; translated protein: MNSSASTVELRPSYKLPLALVVIAVALVWWQIAIASAVGLFGLFLAFQAATIRLQFTDSALDVYRSGKLIRQFPYSDWQNWRIFWSKVPILFYFKEVKSIHFVPVLFDARTLRSCLEQKCPIV